Proteins encoded together in one Planctopirus ephydatiae window:
- a CDS encoding DUF4112 domain-containing protein: protein MPYNSVLSQPGLLRDFRTRAGHAVNPAKPPLHAPVILPKGQKLSSLPEADADFDSTQTLNSVDLDRLLTIQKWARLLDARFTIPGTSIRYGWDSIIGLVPWAGDLLTGLVGAWLVYLAYRVGLPRWLLLQMSANIILDFAAGSIPVVGDLFDLAFKAHIRNAILVENYVKAQQAEQ, encoded by the coding sequence ATGCCTTACAATTCTGTTCTGTCACAACCGGGGTTGTTGAGAGACTTCCGCACCAGAGCAGGACATGCTGTGAATCCAGCCAAACCACCACTCCATGCACCGGTGATCCTCCCGAAAGGGCAGAAGTTGTCCTCTCTTCCAGAGGCCGATGCCGATTTTGACTCCACACAAACACTAAATTCCGTCGATCTGGATCGTCTCCTGACGATTCAAAAGTGGGCTCGTTTACTCGATGCCCGCTTCACCATACCGGGTACCAGCATTCGCTATGGCTGGGATTCCATTATTGGCTTGGTTCCGTGGGCGGGAGATTTGCTCACCGGGCTGGTCGGAGCATGGCTGGTATATCTGGCCTATCGAGTGGGTCTCCCTCGATGGCTGTTGCTGCAGATGTCGGCCAACATTATTCTCGACTTCGCAGCCGGGAGCATTCCCGTCGTGGGTGATCTCTTCGATCTCGCGTTCAAAGCCCATATCCGCAATGCCATTCTGGTCGAGAATTACGTCAAAGCCCAGCAAGCCGAACAGTAA
- a CDS encoding alpha-amylase family glycosyl hydrolase — protein MVPANVSVENRASVENQASKPSETTPHQAGMGAILTQQGVAFRVWAPHAQAVSVVGDFNDWRETQHPLSQEYREQIEDHEQAGATPESVASGFWYGDVKGLSVGAEYLYALKLGEKWVTRIDPYAKEVTNSVGHAVVTDPHFDWQNDAFELPPRNELIIYEMHIGTFAKDAGDGQPGTLSAAIRQLDHLKCMGVNCVEIMPLAEFAGDFSWGYNPAHIFAVESSYGGPKAFKEFVREAHQRGIGVILDVVYNHFGPSDLSLWQFDGWSENQLGGIYFYNDWRAETPWGSTRPDYGRPEVRQYMCDNALHWLEEFHCDGLRFDMTLYIRSVRGDGDPGGDLPDGWSLTQWINSEIHARHPQALTIAEDLHNKDELTAPVERGGAAFSAQWDARFVHPVREVLIEPDDDDRSLDSIKGAIFATFNGDAFERVIYTESHDEVANGKARIPSEVMPLETRNWFAQKRATLGLALVMTTPGIPMVFQGQEFLEDGWFRDDVPLDWDKAIELKGILRLFRDLCHLRINNKGVSRGLTGSGLALLYEDHTAKTLVFHRWHTPAPHDDIVVILNFYRESRQIEFNFPYAATWQLELNSDARIYSPEFANTPCIDQLNLQDEATNPAHHVSLEVGPYSALIFSRQA, from the coding sequence ATGGTTCCAGCGAACGTCTCTGTCGAAAATCGTGCATCGGTTGAAAATCAGGCTTCGAAACCATCAGAAACGACTCCTCATCAGGCAGGCATGGGAGCGATCCTTACACAACAAGGTGTGGCCTTCCGTGTCTGGGCACCTCATGCCCAGGCCGTCTCGGTGGTGGGGGATTTCAACGACTGGCGAGAGACTCAGCATCCACTTTCCCAGGAGTATCGCGAGCAGATTGAAGATCATGAACAGGCAGGTGCTACCCCAGAATCTGTCGCCAGTGGTTTCTGGTACGGTGATGTCAAAGGGCTCAGTGTCGGTGCCGAGTATCTGTACGCCTTAAAACTTGGCGAGAAGTGGGTGACGCGCATTGACCCCTACGCGAAAGAGGTCACGAATTCCGTGGGTCACGCCGTCGTGACAGATCCTCATTTTGACTGGCAGAACGATGCCTTCGAACTGCCACCCAGGAACGAACTTATCATTTATGAGATGCATATTGGCACCTTCGCTAAAGATGCCGGTGATGGCCAGCCGGGAACACTTTCTGCCGCAATTCGCCAGCTCGATCATCTCAAATGCATGGGTGTAAACTGCGTCGAAATCATGCCTCTAGCCGAATTCGCGGGTGATTTCTCCTGGGGTTACAATCCTGCTCACATTTTCGCCGTCGAGTCGAGTTATGGCGGCCCTAAAGCATTTAAGGAGTTCGTTCGCGAAGCTCATCAAAGAGGCATCGGGGTCATTCTTGATGTTGTCTACAATCACTTCGGTCCGTCTGATCTGAGTCTATGGCAATTCGATGGCTGGAGTGAAAATCAACTCGGCGGTATCTACTTCTATAACGACTGGCGGGCAGAAACTCCCTGGGGCAGCACCCGCCCGGATTACGGCAGACCCGAGGTTCGACAATACATGTGTGATAATGCACTCCACTGGCTTGAAGAATTTCATTGCGATGGCCTCCGCTTCGACATGACTTTATATATCCGCAGTGTGCGTGGCGATGGCGACCCCGGCGGTGATCTCCCTGATGGGTGGTCTTTAACACAATGGATCAATTCCGAAATCCATGCACGCCATCCCCAGGCCCTGACAATCGCGGAAGATCTCCACAATAAGGACGAACTGACAGCTCCCGTCGAACGAGGTGGCGCTGCCTTCTCCGCACAGTGGGATGCCAGGTTTGTTCATCCCGTACGAGAAGTCCTGATTGAACCCGATGATGATGACCGCTCACTCGATTCCATTAAGGGGGCCATCTTTGCCACCTTCAACGGCGACGCATTTGAACGTGTCATCTATACCGAATCTCACGATGAGGTAGCAAACGGCAAAGCCCGCATCCCTTCAGAAGTCATGCCGCTCGAAACCCGCAACTGGTTTGCCCAGAAGCGCGCCACTTTAGGCCTCGCGCTGGTCATGACAACCCCCGGAATTCCGATGGTCTTTCAAGGACAGGAATTTCTGGAAGACGGTTGGTTCCGCGACGACGTGCCACTCGACTGGGATAAAGCCATCGAACTTAAAGGCATTCTCCGGCTATTCCGGGATCTTTGCCACTTGAGAATCAATAACAAAGGCGTCTCTCGCGGATTGACGGGTTCAGGGCTTGCACTGCTATATGAAGACCACACCGCTAAAACATTAGTATTCCACCGCTGGCATACCCCAGCCCCACACGACGATATAGTAGTGATCCTCAATTTTTACCGCGAATCCCGGCAGATCGAGTTCAATTTCCCCTATGCAGCGACCTGGCAACTGGAATTGAATTCAGACGCCAGAATTTACAGTCCAGAATTCGCCAATACGCCCTGTATCGATCAACTGAATCTGCAGGATGAAGCGACCAATCCAGCTCACCATGTTTCGCTGGAAGTCGGCCCCTACTCGGCCTTGATCTTTTCGCGTCAAGCATAG
- a CDS encoding phage holin family protein, whose protein sequence is MDSEKITMNEREPTPASRANARVNDQSPTLMIIIHECLKLADLQLQLLQIDIVDFWKRSQLALGLLTLASGLLLGSLPIGLLAFSAWLERASGLSREFCLACTAAIGFAFAVTILLWAMMLLKHATEPLSRNQEELKANLLWMRNLLHQGENDDK, encoded by the coding sequence ATGGATTCAGAAAAAATAACAATGAACGAGCGGGAACCGACACCGGCCAGCCGTGCAAACGCCAGAGTGAATGATCAGTCACCCACACTCATGATAATTATTCATGAGTGCCTAAAGCTTGCAGATCTTCAATTACAACTGCTTCAGATCGACATTGTCGATTTCTGGAAGAGATCACAATTGGCACTGGGACTGCTCACACTTGCCAGTGGATTGCTTCTGGGAAGTTTGCCAATTGGATTGCTGGCATTTTCAGCCTGGCTGGAAAGAGCATCGGGTTTGAGCAGAGAGTTTTGTTTAGCGTGTACAGCGGCGATAGGCTTTGCTTTTGCCGTGACGATTCTTCTCTGGGCGATGATGCTGTTAAAACATGCAACAGAGCCCCTCTCCCGTAACCAGGAAGAATTGAAAGCGAATCTTCTTTGGATGCGCAATTTACTTCACCAGGGTGAGAATGACGATAAATAA
- a CDS encoding CsbD family protein codes for MITREELQGQWTQLKGQIRERWGEISDDELQQAQGNTEQLMGLLEKKTGESRRQLEQFVQGAVKNGQNFLGNAGQTVREYAQTAAHAAGKGLGSIESGIESGMQEAHKMVASRPLESITTAFGVGLLAGVVVTLLLRSDRA; via the coding sequence ATGATTACTCGCGAAGAACTTCAAGGACAGTGGACACAACTGAAAGGTCAGATTCGGGAACGCTGGGGTGAGATCAGTGATGACGAACTTCAGCAGGCCCAGGGAAATACAGAGCAATTGATGGGTCTCCTGGAAAAGAAGACCGGAGAATCACGCCGTCAACTGGAGCAGTTTGTTCAAGGGGCAGTAAAAAACGGACAGAACTTCCTGGGCAATGCAGGACAAACAGTTCGTGAATATGCCCAGACAGCCGCCCATGCCGCTGGCAAGGGATTGGGATCGATTGAAAGCGGGATTGAATCGGGGATGCAGGAAGCTCACAAAATGGTTGCATCGCGTCCACTCGAGTCGATTACGACAGCCTTTGGTGTGGGACTACTGGCAGGAGTCGTCGTCACGCTGCTGCTGCGATCTGACCGAGCCTGA
- a CDS encoding DUF1328 domain-containing protein: protein MLSWALTFLIVAIIAGVLGFGGIAGTAAWIAKLLFVVFIILFLLSLIMGGVRRPSI from the coding sequence ATGTTGAGCTGGGCACTGACATTTTTGATTGTGGCAATTATTGCCGGCGTATTGGGATTTGGGGGGATTGCTGGTACAGCCGCCTGGATTGCAAAACTGTTATTCGTGGTGTTCATCATATTGTTCTTATTGAGCCTGATTATGGGGGGAGTACGTCGCCCCTCTATTTAA
- a CDS encoding DHH family phosphoesterase has translation MEWFQSTIENPLQNFCGNFAGEAGLKVFIIRDMNTIDWKPIVPLIESHQRILVSSHVRPDADAIGSALGLACLLKHLGKTVRIVNPSAPPANLFWIDPEQMVETFGGSVNGASLAETDLHIIVDTSAWQQLGELGKWMRTTTIPRIVIDHHVSSDDLGAMEFKDTRSEATGSLIFRLCEFMNVPLTQVAATALYAAIATDTGWFRFPATNAQTMQIAGSLMERGADPTDIYRHLYEQSTLARLHLCGRVLGRAQLDADGLLASTVVKWSDFVELGAVPADTEDLVNECLRIAGTRAAYIGVEQMNSQIKFSFRSRGGLNVASIAEKFGGGGHKQAAGATLPGPLDLAHARVHAAMLEGLKALPDPASSTIPAS, from the coding sequence ATGGAGTGGTTTCAATCGACCATTGAAAACCCTCTGCAAAATTTCTGTGGAAACTTTGCTGGTGAAGCAGGGCTCAAGGTATTTATCATTCGTGATATGAACACGATTGATTGGAAACCGATTGTCCCGCTGATTGAGTCTCATCAACGCATTCTGGTATCGAGCCATGTTCGACCAGACGCAGATGCCATTGGATCAGCGTTAGGCTTAGCCTGTCTGCTCAAACATCTCGGCAAGACAGTACGCATTGTGAATCCCTCGGCACCGCCGGCCAATCTGTTCTGGATTGACCCCGAGCAGATGGTCGAAACGTTTGGCGGCTCTGTGAATGGTGCCAGCCTGGCAGAGACCGACTTGCACATCATTGTCGATACCAGCGCCTGGCAACAATTGGGCGAACTCGGCAAATGGATGCGTACGACAACCATTCCCCGGATCGTCATCGATCATCACGTCAGCAGTGACGATCTGGGAGCTATGGAGTTCAAAGACACTCGATCCGAAGCGACAGGCTCTCTAATTTTCCGTCTCTGCGAATTCATGAATGTTCCTCTGACGCAAGTTGCAGCGACGGCCCTCTATGCGGCTATTGCCACTGATACAGGCTGGTTCCGCTTTCCTGCCACCAACGCGCAGACGATGCAGATTGCGGGATCGCTCATGGAGCGGGGGGCCGACCCCACAGATATCTACCGTCATCTGTACGAGCAATCGACCCTTGCCAGGCTCCACCTTTGTGGCCGCGTTTTAGGTCGTGCTCAACTCGATGCCGATGGCCTCCTCGCATCGACAGTCGTTAAATGGAGCGATTTCGTCGAACTCGGAGCTGTTCCGGCAGATACCGAAGACCTTGTTAACGAATGTCTGCGCATTGCCGGCACCAGAGCCGCCTACATCGGTGTTGAACAGATGAATAGCCAGATCAAATTCAGCTTTCGCAGTCGTGGCGGACTGAATGTAGCTTCCATTGCCGAAAAGTTCGGGGGTGGTGGTCATAAACAGGCTGCCGGTGCAACTCTTCCCGGCCCGCTCGATTTGGCTCACGCTCGAGTTCATGCAGCCATGCTTGAAGGCTTGAAAGCCCTTCCCGATCCTGCCAGCAGCACGATTCCTGCCAGTTAA
- a CDS encoding QcrA and Rieske domain-containing protein, whose protein sequence is MTTKPSVASESEGAHPSPPAEAIVSQTSTDLAPSRRDAVAAMLACGSFLAAVAIPVSAAVGLTLDPLLRKSGSSAGSSTEGNAAAELASGFLPIISFDELPEDGTPVKSVVRIDVRDAWQVFPDQPVGTIYLRRFPDRTVVVFSDICPHLGCKVDYEADQSRFFCPCHSSAFALDGQAMNKVSPRPLDQLEARIDPAGMVWVKYQEFRTGIPEKVVV, encoded by the coding sequence ATGACGACCAAACCCAGCGTGGCGTCTGAGTCTGAGGGAGCCCATCCCTCACCTCCGGCAGAGGCGATCGTCTCGCAAACTTCAACGGATTTGGCGCCATCGCGACGCGACGCTGTCGCCGCCATGCTCGCTTGTGGATCGTTTCTGGCAGCTGTCGCCATTCCTGTCTCTGCCGCAGTCGGCCTGACTCTCGATCCACTCCTCAGAAAGTCCGGTAGTTCTGCGGGTTCATCCACAGAAGGCAACGCGGCAGCAGAACTTGCGAGTGGATTTCTGCCAATTATCAGTTTCGACGAGCTTCCTGAAGATGGGACTCCTGTCAAAAGTGTGGTGCGGATTGATGTCCGCGATGCCTGGCAGGTTTTTCCTGATCAGCCAGTCGGAACCATCTATCTGAGAAGATTTCCAGATCGAACCGTCGTGGTCTTCAGTGATATTTGTCCGCATCTGGGTTGCAAAGTTGATTACGAAGCCGATCAAAGCCGGTTTTTCTGTCCCTGTCACTCCAGTGCTTTTGCTCTCGATGGCCAGGCCATGAATAAAGTCTCGCCCCGGCCGCTGGATCAATTGGAAGCACGCATTGATCCCGCCGGTATGGTCTGGGTCAAGTATCAGGAATTTCGAACCGGGATCCCGGAAAAAGTCGTTGTTTGA
- a CDS encoding cytochrome b, with product MHRVSHWLEARTGLITWFRELANAPVAGGPRWRYAWGSVLVVLFITQLVTGLAMAGTYSPGRLSSWESTFYIQHQLHWGWLVRGIHHYAAQAMVVALALQVLQIVWDRWYLAPRELSFWATIAGGLCILGLSHTGYQLPGDQRAHAATSIFLNIMSSAPVAGPYLQELVQGSSRYGNLTLSRLYVLHVGLLPLAYLAVLCLQSLLWRAEARRNRPDEVPLNATRFWPGQALRNGIFSLLAVVAVIGLTLTQPAELGAPMNPAEAFSAARPEWYFLFLFRFLKFEFVQQLGGLVFGAIYLPTLIGLVILIMPWTGRSRWGHKANVAFLLLLFAGVGYLTVTTLREDALNVDHQLALHHSEQLAQRTVDLASQTGIPASGAVSLLVNDPLTQGPRLFQKNCAACHHHEAVAASHAAHPPQISAADLSQFGSREWMKAILIDYATVLAPLKNHSDATVSARFLEGDMASWSSDNRDLLLAPENATSLAALLEFMAQQSGRKDLGTIDEKLALQGREVFATGKLASGSLSSACIDCHAMHVRGEDKPLAENSVTGAPTLTGYGGGAWLTQFLKAPGSDDYFGAKNAMPAFDKLPPRELEMLVQWMTGDYWLPAR from the coding sequence ATGCATCGAGTGAGTCATTGGTTAGAAGCACGCACCGGATTGATCACCTGGTTTCGAGAGCTGGCAAACGCTCCCGTAGCGGGTGGCCCGCGCTGGCGTTACGCCTGGGGGTCAGTGCTGGTTGTCCTCTTTATCACTCAACTCGTCACTGGCCTCGCCATGGCGGGCACATATTCGCCAGGCCGCCTTTCCTCGTGGGAGAGCACTTTCTACATCCAGCATCAATTGCATTGGGGCTGGCTAGTCCGCGGAATTCACCATTATGCCGCCCAGGCGATGGTCGTCGCTCTGGCTTTACAGGTGCTGCAGATCGTCTGGGATCGCTGGTATCTTGCACCTCGTGAATTGAGCTTCTGGGCCACGATTGCCGGCGGGCTCTGTATTTTGGGATTGTCGCATACCGGCTATCAGCTCCCTGGTGACCAGCGCGCTCATGCAGCGACCAGCATTTTTCTGAACATCATGTCTTCAGCCCCGGTGGCCGGTCCTTATTTGCAGGAACTGGTGCAGGGGAGCAGTCGTTACGGAAACCTCACCTTATCGCGGCTCTACGTTCTGCATGTGGGCTTACTTCCACTCGCTTATCTGGCTGTGCTGTGCCTGCAATCCCTTTTGTGGCGAGCTGAAGCCAGGCGAAACCGGCCGGATGAAGTCCCGCTCAACGCGACTCGATTCTGGCCCGGGCAGGCACTTCGCAATGGAATCTTTTCATTGCTGGCTGTCGTCGCTGTTATTGGTTTGACTTTGACACAACCGGCTGAGCTGGGAGCCCCCATGAACCCTGCTGAGGCATTTTCTGCTGCCCGGCCGGAATGGTATTTTCTGTTTCTGTTCCGCTTCCTGAAGTTCGAATTCGTTCAACAACTGGGCGGCCTGGTGTTCGGTGCGATTTACCTGCCCACACTCATTGGCCTGGTCATCCTGATCATGCCCTGGACGGGACGTTCCCGATGGGGTCACAAGGCGAATGTCGCCTTTCTGCTGCTCCTTTTCGCAGGTGTGGGTTATCTCACTGTCACCACTTTGCGAGAAGATGCTCTCAATGTCGATCATCAACTCGCGCTGCACCACAGCGAGCAACTCGCCCAACGAACAGTTGATCTTGCTTCGCAGACTGGTATTCCAGCCAGTGGTGCTGTCTCTTTGCTGGTCAACGATCCACTCACACAGGGGCCACGGCTATTTCAGAAGAATTGTGCTGCTTGTCATCACCACGAAGCTGTCGCGGCTAGCCATGCAGCGCATCCTCCCCAAATCTCGGCGGCGGATTTGAGTCAGTTCGGCTCACGCGAATGGATGAAAGCCATTCTGATCGATTATGCCACCGTTCTGGCTCCGCTCAAAAATCACTCCGATGCCACCGTCTCAGCCCGGTTTCTCGAAGGCGATATGGCCAGCTGGTCCAGTGATAACCGCGATCTGTTATTGGCTCCAGAAAATGCCACCAGCCTGGCGGCACTGCTCGAATTCATGGCGCAGCAGTCCGGCCGGAAAGATCTGGGGACCATTGATGAGAAACTGGCGCTGCAAGGTCGTGAAGTCTTTGCCACAGGCAAGCTCGCCAGTGGAAGTCTGTCATCCGCCTGCATCGACTGCCATGCCATGCACGTTCGCGGCGAAGACAAGCCTCTTGCCGAAAACTCCGTGACAGGAGCACCCACACTCACAGGTTATGGCGGCGGTGCCTGGCTCACGCAGTTCCTGAAAGCACCCGGTAGCGACGATTACTTTGGTGCGAAAAACGCAATGCCCGCATTCGATAAGTTACCCCCACGAGAACTCGAAATGCTCGTGCAATGGATGACGGGAGATTACTGGCTACCGGCAAGATAA
- a CDS encoding type II secretion system F family protein, which produces MSTFTYTARDIQGTTHSGSVEAETLAMAVRQLKTDGLYPVQLVESAVSLQLKPWLTRKPRQTDIVSMTSQLAVVVDAGVALSVALEGLASQAVSPALKQMLTTIEDRVKSGDDFSTALSEFPRSFDARYINLVKAGEATGHLGPILSRLAEQLQQESETRQRVQGAMMYPAAMLLMCVGACIFLLTYVFPKIAPMFAGRGIELPTATRILLTVSNSLTGYWWAWILGVMALVAANAYLLSKDWGQRLRDRLMLQLPILGPLVRKTILARIARTLSATVSAGVPVLPALELAAKVAGNRIFQDAMDDVALHVTSGQSIAQIMATNPVFPKSVVQMIAAGEQTGQLGTVLGKLSDHYDREVAVSIKSATSLIEPIMVAVMGLVIGTIALGMLLPIFKLSTHH; this is translated from the coding sequence ATGAGCACGTTTACCTACACAGCACGTGACATTCAGGGCACGACACATTCGGGCAGCGTGGAAGCTGAAACGCTGGCCATGGCAGTTCGTCAGCTCAAAACAGATGGATTGTATCCTGTCCAACTGGTGGAGTCGGCCGTCTCTCTTCAATTGAAGCCCTGGTTGACACGTAAACCCAGGCAGACGGATATTGTTTCGATGACGAGTCAACTGGCCGTTGTGGTCGATGCCGGCGTGGCACTCTCCGTGGCTCTGGAAGGTCTGGCCTCACAAGCGGTTTCGCCCGCACTTAAACAGATGCTGACGACTATCGAAGATCGTGTGAAATCGGGAGACGATTTTTCGACCGCTTTAAGTGAGTTCCCGCGAAGCTTTGATGCGCGGTACATCAATCTTGTCAAAGCCGGTGAAGCGACAGGTCATCTGGGGCCGATTCTCAGTCGGCTGGCGGAACAGCTTCAGCAGGAATCCGAAACTCGGCAAAGAGTGCAGGGGGCGATGATGTACCCTGCAGCCATGCTGCTGATGTGTGTCGGAGCCTGTATTTTTCTGCTGACGTATGTCTTCCCGAAAATTGCTCCGATGTTCGCGGGCCGGGGGATTGAGTTGCCGACAGCGACACGCATTCTGCTGACAGTTTCGAATTCGCTGACAGGTTACTGGTGGGCGTGGATCCTTGGTGTAATGGCCCTGGTGGCGGCGAATGCTTATTTGCTTTCAAAGGACTGGGGGCAACGTCTTCGCGACCGCCTGATGCTGCAATTGCCCATTCTGGGGCCACTGGTTCGTAAAACCATTCTTGCCCGGATTGCCAGAACACTTTCGGCGACGGTCTCAGCCGGTGTGCCTGTGCTACCTGCCCTGGAACTCGCTGCCAAAGTGGCTGGAAATCGCATCTTTCAGGATGCGATGGACGATGTGGCCTTGCATGTGACCTCTGGTCAGTCGATCGCTCAGATCATGGCGACGAACCCTGTCTTTCCCAAATCGGTCGTGCAGATGATTGCTGCGGGAGAGCAGACCGGTCAATTGGGAACTGTGCTGGGCAAACTGAGTGATCATTATGATCGCGAGGTGGCCGTTTCGATCAAATCAGCCACCAGTCTGATCGAGCCCATTATGGTGGCTGTGATGGGCCTGGTGATTGGTACGATTGCTCTGGGGATGCTGCTGCCGATCTTTAAGCTGAGCACGCATCATTAG
- a CDS encoding GspE/PulE family protein, with amino-acid sequence MAGLLQLNKPRLGDLLVQKGYLSAEHLDEALAQQHSSGGMQLLGEIVVAQGYCSEDQVLECVADDCGIPYIRLDSRLFDPRAVELLPREFLEKNCILPLFKVRQTLTVATAEPSNIFIIDQLRQISGCDIQLAVASSRDIRRTFQMYLPNSKVFVIDDIIDDVNTEAVELIEESIDDISFDVDLAGQSPIIKLVNYVIFSAVRDGASDVHIEPTERQIRVRYRVDGALHQALELPLHIAPAIASRIKIMATLDISERRLPQDGRIHVLMEGRPIDLRVSTLPLPHGEKVVIRILDSQKINLTLSQLGFSAEILEKFIAQIHHPNGIALVTGPTGSGKSTTLYSAINAVTSMEKNVCTVEDPVEFQLPMVNQFQVNEKIGLSFAAVLRSLLRQDPDIIMVGEIRDNETARIGIQAALTGHLVFSTLHTNDACSAVTRLINMGIESYLLAASLNMVLSQRLCRRICPKCKQSYEPSKAMQLAMGKMGMEAKEFFRGVGCKKCRNTGFSGRVAIHELLVVDDGMRDLIAQSPALGELKSYAQKQGMMPLRFDGFRKVREGLTTIEEVFQASDEGWLPLRG; translated from the coding sequence ATGGCTGGTTTACTTCAACTCAATAAACCTCGACTTGGCGATCTGCTTGTCCAGAAGGGATATCTGAGTGCAGAGCATCTGGATGAAGCTTTAGCCCAACAGCATAGCAGTGGGGGAATGCAACTGCTGGGCGAGATTGTGGTCGCTCAAGGCTATTGCTCTGAAGACCAGGTGCTCGAATGCGTCGCTGATGATTGCGGCATTCCTTATATTCGCCTCGACAGTCGACTGTTTGATCCACGAGCTGTCGAGTTACTGCCTCGGGAGTTTCTCGAAAAAAACTGCATTCTGCCGTTGTTCAAAGTTCGCCAGACATTAACTGTCGCAACGGCAGAGCCATCGAACATTTTTATCATCGATCAGTTGCGGCAGATCTCGGGCTGCGACATTCAACTGGCAGTGGCGAGCAGTCGAGATATACGGCGGACATTCCAGATGTACCTGCCGAACTCCAAAGTGTTTGTGATCGATGACATTATCGATGACGTGAACACCGAAGCTGTCGAATTAATCGAGGAATCGATAGACGATATTTCGTTTGATGTTGATCTTGCCGGTCAGAGCCCGATCATCAAGCTGGTGAACTATGTGATCTTCAGCGCTGTGCGGGATGGTGCCAGCGATGTGCATATCGAACCGACAGAACGGCAAATTCGTGTGCGCTATCGCGTGGATGGAGCGTTGCATCAGGCACTCGAATTGCCTTTACATATTGCTCCAGCGATAGCTTCGCGCATCAAGATTATGGCGACCCTCGACATCAGTGAGCGTCGCTTGCCTCAGGATGGACGCATTCATGTCTTGATGGAAGGGAGACCTATCGACCTGCGGGTGAGCACGTTGCCATTGCCGCATGGTGAGAAGGTGGTCATTCGAATTCTCGACAGCCAGAAGATCAACCTGACACTTTCGCAGTTGGGATTCAGTGCCGAGATTCTGGAGAAGTTTATTGCCCAGATTCATCATCCCAATGGCATTGCCCTGGTGACGGGGCCGACGGGAAGTGGCAAAAGTACGACGCTCTACTCGGCCATCAATGCCGTGACTTCGATGGAAAAGAACGTCTGCACTGTGGAAGACCCGGTGGAATTTCAATTGCCGATGGTCAATCAGTTTCAAGTGAATGAAAAAATCGGGCTGTCATTTGCTGCAGTGCTCAGAAGCCTGCTCAGGCAGGATCCGGATATCATCATGGTGGGAGAAATCCGCGATAATGAGACGGCCCGCATCGGGATTCAGGCAGCATTGACGGGACATCTGGTGTTCAGCACGTTGCATACGAACGATGCCTGCTCGGCTGTGACACGTCTGATTAACATGGGCATCGAAAGCTATTTGCTGGCTGCCAGCCTGAACATGGTGTTGTCACAGCGACTGTGCCGGCGCATCTGCCCGAAGTGCAAGCAGTCGTATGAACCATCCAAAGCCATGCAACTGGCCATGGGAAAAATGGGGATGGAAGCCAAGGAATTCTTCCGCGGAGTGGGGTGCAAGAAGTGCCGTAACACGGGATTTTCGGGACGGGTCGCGATCCATGAGCTGCTGGTGGTGGACGACGGCATGCGCGATCTGATTGCTCAATCGCCAGCATTGGGAGAGCTGAAAAGTTACGCCCAGAAGCAAGGCATGATGCCACTTCGTTTCGATGGATTCCGCAAAGTTCGCGAAGGTTTAACGACGATTGAAGAAGTCTTTCAGGCGAGTGATGAAGGCTGGTTACCACTGCGAGGTTAA
- a CDS encoding STAS domain-containing protein encodes MQVSTETFGNVLVAHTPEELTEETTRLFHEAIEMHLLAGLKSVVLQMDRSETLDSAGLTALVDLHERLREQGGNVKICALTETGRKIFHVTRLDEEFDLYESMIDAVGSFQS; translated from the coding sequence ATGCAGGTCTCGACAGAAACCTTTGGAAACGTGCTGGTCGCTCATACTCCGGAAGAGCTGACCGAAGAAACAACGCGATTATTCCATGAAGCCATCGAGATGCATTTGCTGGCGGGGCTGAAAAGCGTCGTGTTGCAGATGGATCGCAGCGAAACTTTGGACAGTGCTGGTTTAACAGCTCTAGTTGACCTTCATGAAAGACTTCGCGAACAGGGCGGAAACGTCAAAATCTGCGCACTGACAGAGACTGGTCGTAAGATCTTTCATGTCACCAGACTGGATGAAGAATTCGACCTGTATGAATCGATGATCGATGCTGTCGGAAGTTTCCAGTCGTGA